From Amycolatopsis sp. cg9, one genomic window encodes:
- a CDS encoding cobyric acid synthase yields the protein MSGLLVAGTTSDAGKSLVTAGICRWLARRGVRVAPFKAQNMSNNSMVCGDGAEIGRAQWVQARAAGVEPEAAMNPVLLKPGSDRRSHVVALGKPFGTLEAGEYATGRAGLAEIAFGAYEDLSARYDVVVCEGAGSPAEINLRGGDYVNMGLARRFGLPVLVVGDIDRGGVLAAMFGTLALLSPEDQALVAGWVVNKFRGDVGLLRPGLDSLEKVTGRPVLGVLPWLDRVWIDSEDALAAAGWRREAHGGGLRVAVVRFPRASNATDVDALAAEPGVTVTLTADPDVVVAADVVVLPGSRATVTDLAWLRDRGLAAAVAARAAAGRPVLGICGGYQMLAESIVDDVESGAGAVPGLGLLPARVAFAAEKVLARPAGEWRGNPVHAYEIHHGSVTAPADLESFLDGVRVGPVWGTMWHGAFENDAFRRAWLTEAAAQAGVAWTPAPDAPGFGALREEMLDKLADAVEEHLDAATLLGLLERGAPGGLPFVPPGAP from the coding sequence GTGAGCGGCCTGCTGGTCGCCGGGACGACGTCCGACGCCGGGAAGAGCCTGGTCACCGCCGGGATCTGCCGGTGGCTCGCGCGCCGCGGGGTTCGCGTGGCGCCGTTCAAGGCCCAGAACATGTCCAACAACTCCATGGTCTGCGGCGACGGCGCGGAAATCGGCCGGGCCCAGTGGGTGCAGGCGCGCGCCGCCGGCGTCGAGCCCGAAGCCGCCATGAACCCCGTGCTGCTCAAGCCCGGCAGCGACCGGCGCAGCCACGTCGTCGCGCTCGGGAAGCCGTTCGGCACCCTCGAAGCGGGCGAGTACGCCACCGGCCGGGCCGGGCTCGCGGAGATCGCCTTCGGTGCGTACGAGGACCTCAGCGCCCGCTACGACGTCGTCGTCTGCGAAGGCGCCGGCAGCCCGGCGGAGATCAACCTCCGCGGCGGCGACTACGTCAACATGGGGCTCGCGCGGCGGTTCGGCCTGCCGGTCCTGGTCGTCGGCGACATCGACCGCGGTGGCGTGCTGGCCGCGATGTTCGGCACCCTCGCGCTGCTCTCACCCGAGGACCAGGCGCTCGTCGCGGGCTGGGTGGTCAACAAGTTCCGCGGCGACGTCGGCCTGCTGCGCCCGGGCCTGGACAGCCTGGAGAAGGTCACCGGACGGCCCGTGCTGGGCGTGCTGCCCTGGCTCGACCGGGTGTGGATCGACTCGGAGGACGCGCTGGCGGCCGCGGGCTGGCGCCGGGAGGCCCACGGCGGTGGCCTGCGCGTGGCCGTCGTCCGGTTCCCGCGCGCGTCCAACGCCACCGACGTCGACGCGCTCGCCGCCGAACCCGGCGTCACCGTCACGCTGACCGCCGACCCGGACGTGGTCGTGGCCGCGGACGTCGTCGTGCTGCCCGGTTCGCGCGCCACGGTGACCGACCTCGCCTGGCTGCGCGACCGCGGCCTCGCCGCGGCGGTGGCGGCCCGCGCCGCGGCCGGGCGGCCGGTGCTGGGCATCTGCGGTGGCTACCAGATGCTCGCCGAGTCCATTGTGGACGACGTGGAATCCGGCGCCGGCGCGGTTCCCGGCCTGGGTCTGCTGCCGGCGCGGGTGGCGTTCGCCGCGGAGAAGGTCCTCGCCCGTCCGGCCGGCGAGTGGCGCGGGAACCCGGTCCACGCCTACGAGATCCACCACGGGTCGGTGACCGCGCCGGCGGATCTGGAGTCCTTTCTGGACGGTGTGCGCGTGGGACCGGTCTGGGGCACGATGTGGCACGGCGCCTTCGAAAACGACGCCTTCCGCCGGGCGTGGCTCACCGAAGCGGCGGCCCAGGCGGGCGTGGCGTGGACCCCGGCGCCGGACGCGCCCGGATTCGGCGCCCTGCGCGAGGAAATGCTCGACAAGCTGGCCGACGCCGTCGAGGAGCACCTGGACGCGGCGACCCTGCTCGGCCTGCTGGAGCGGGGCGCCCCCGGCGGGCTTCCGTTCGTCCCGCCGGGCGCGCCCTGA